TTGATGACCTGCTTCCAGTAGCTGGAGCCGTAGATCACAATGGTGATTTTCTTGGCGAGCTTCTGGGTCTGGTCCAGCGTCAGCAGCTCGAACATTTCATCGAGCGTTCCAAAGCCGCCCGGAAAAACGACCAGCGCCTTCGCGAGATAGGCGAACCAGTACTTTCGCATGAAGAAGTAGTGGAAGTTGAAGTTCAGTTCGGGCGTGATGTAGGGGTTCGGATACTGCTCGAACGGCAGCTTGATATTCAGGCCGATGGTCTTGCCGCCCGCCTCCCACGCGCCGCGGTTGGCGGCTTCCATGATGCCTGGGCCTCCGCCTGATGTAACGACGAACCGATGCCGCCGCCCGGGAAGCGTCATGGCCCACTCTGTAACCATGCGGGCCAACGTGCGCGCGTCCTCATAGTAGCGAGCCATCTCTACTGCGGCCTCTGCGCGGTCGCGTTTCAGCTGGGTCGTCTCTCCGCGAGCGAGCTCATCATCTTTCGCCGGCTGCTCAGCTTCCGGCGCAGGCTGCGCTGAGCCGGTGTTATCCAGAAGCTCCAGCTCGTGATTTGCGACATCCAGCGCACGAAAGCGCGCTGAGCCAAAGAACACGACGGTGTCCTGGATGCGCTCGCGGCGGAATCTCGCCATCGGCTCCGTGTACTCGGCCATGATGCGCAGCGGCCGGCCGTCGGGAGAGTCCAGAAAGGAAGTGTTCTCATAAGCCAGCGGCGCGGATTCCAGAGGCTCCGGCTCAGTTTCCATCATGTGGTCGGGTTGATCAGGCACAAGAGATATTCTCTCGCGACTGGACATGAAACTCCTAGCCGGATTGTTACGGCCTGTAGTCGCGATAGTGCAGCAGCTCGCTAACGCCGATCCAGATATCGATCAGGCCGATGCCGCTGAGAACGCCGCGCATCCAGCTCTTGCCCAGGAATGCCGCGACCGCGGGGTGCGCCAGCAGCCAGCCGTTGGAGTCGAAGTAC
The genomic region above belongs to Acidobacteriaceae bacterium and contains:
- a CDS encoding TIGR00730 family Rossman fold protein yields the protein MMETEPEPLESAPLAYENTSFLDSPDGRPLRIMAEYTEPMARFRRERIQDTVVFFGSARFRALDVANHELELLDNTGSAQPAPEAEQPAKDDELARGETTQLKRDRAEAAVEMARYYEDARTLARMVTEWAMTLPGRRHRFVVTSGGGPGIMEAANRGAWEAGGKTIGLNIKLPFEQYPNPYITPELNFNFHYFFMRKYWFAYLAKALVVFPGGFGTLDEMFELLTLDQTQKLAKKITIVIYGSSYWKQVINMDLLAEKGAISPKDLELFQFADTPEEAFRILKDGLTKYHLEGVAPVPGEVGQVPSEPAPSAEELLGPGITRTR